One stretch of Syntrophobacterales bacterium DNA includes these proteins:
- a CDS encoding EF2563 family selenium-dependent molybdenum hydroxylase system protein: MPEGKWSVAHKMWDPVIVIKGAGDVATGIAHRLHRARFTHLLMVEIPEPLCVRRAVAFSEAVYEGGAEVEGVKAVLIDGLRLLAKVWEKGAVAVMVDPEWKAVEALKPHIVIDAIMAKKNLGIRKEEAALVIGVGPGFTAPKDVDVVVESKRGHDLGKALYEGSAEPYTGFPGEVMGYSRERVLRSPVAGMVKHVKAIGDEVKKDDIILYVGDNQVLGPFDGVLRGLIREINVTAGEKIGDIDPRGIKEYCYTISDKARSIGGGVIEAILHWITRPHKVKEIKRPGAKLQKWT; this comes from the coding sequence ATGCCAGAGGGTAAATGGTCAGTTGCCCATAAAATGTGGGACCCGGTGATCGTTATAAAGGGAGCAGGTGATGTGGCGACAGGTATCGCCCACCGGCTGCACAGGGCCCGTTTCACCCATCTTCTTATGGTGGAGATACCCGAGCCGCTATGTGTGAGAAGGGCGGTGGCCTTTTCGGAAGCTGTATATGAAGGTGGGGCGGAAGTAGAAGGAGTAAAAGCAGTGTTGATAGACGGTTTGAGGCTTCTTGCAAAAGTTTGGGAGAAAGGGGCTGTGGCCGTCATGGTGGACCCGGAATGGAAAGCCGTTGAAGCCCTTAAGCCTCACATAGTCATAGATGCCATAATGGCGAAGAAAAATCTGGGAATCAGGAAGGAAGAAGCTGCGTTGGTGATAGGAGTAGGGCCGGGGTTCACGGCGCCTAAGGATGTTGATGTAGTGGTGGAGAGCAAACGCGGTCACGATCTCGGTAAGGCCTTATACGAGGGGTCGGCTGAGCCTTACACGGGATTTCCGGGAGAGGTGATGGGTTACTCAAGGGAGCGGGTTCTGAGGTCTCCAGTGGCAGGGATGGTGAAACACGTGAAAGCCATAGGTGACGAGGTAAAGAAGGATGACATCATCCTTTATGTGGGCGACAATCAAGTACTGGGACCATTCGACGGGGTATTGAGAGGGCTTATCCGGGAAATAAATGTGACTGCGGGTGAAAAAATCGGTGACATAGACCCTAGGGGGATTAAGGAATATTGTTACACTATCTCCGATAAGGCGAGATCAATAGGGGGCGGGGTTATCGAGGCTATCCTTCACTGGATCACGCGTCCGCATAAGGTGAAAGAAATAAAAAGACCTGGCGCGAAGCTGCAAAAATGGACCTGA
- a CDS encoding XdhC family protein, with protein sequence MEVGDVIKEYLAKGMTGAVATIAYKLGAAPRGEGAKMFVGEDGKFFGTVGGGCLEAEVWQEAGKVVKTGEARFVRYRMNEEEIENDGMICGGNVDIFLEPLLERHRDLYDVVSNLEKKGRRALIVTRFGKDYFSKSLIDTYGGRWGDPITEIEAEGYRQFFTEKHPKVLGDSTVIEPISIASTVYIFGAGHISRYLAQVVKMVDFNVVVIDDREEFANKERFPDADKVIVSDFQAVFDVLDYVGDVYVVIVTRGHNHDAYILEEALKKPSKYIGMIGSKRKIQMVYDYLRGKGIEEVVLRAVHAPIGVKINSETPQEIAVSIVAELIDIRGA encoded by the coding sequence ATGGAAGTTGGTGACGTCATAAAGGAATATCTGGCGAAAGGGATGACAGGTGCTGTCGCCACCATCGCGTATAAGCTGGGAGCAGCCCCCAGAGGGGAGGGGGCGAAAATGTTTGTAGGGGAAGACGGAAAGTTCTTCGGTACCGTGGGAGGAGGATGCTTGGAGGCCGAAGTGTGGCAGGAAGCGGGAAAAGTGGTGAAGACCGGGGAAGCCAGGTTCGTCCGTTACAGAATGAACGAGGAAGAAATAGAAAATGACGGCATGATTTGCGGCGGAAATGTGGATATTTTTCTGGAGCCTCTCCTTGAGCGTCACCGGGACCTTTATGATGTGGTCTCGAACCTCGAAAAGAAAGGGAGACGTGCACTAATAGTGACCAGGTTCGGAAAGGATTATTTTTCGAAATCCCTCATTGATACCTATGGTGGCCGTTGGGGAGACCCTATAACAGAAATTGAAGCTGAGGGATATAGACAGTTTTTTACCGAAAAACACCCTAAGGTTCTCGGGGACAGTACTGTAATTGAACCCATAAGCATCGCGTCTACGGTCTACATCTTCGGAGCGGGCCATATATCTCGGTACCTCGCCCAAGTTGTAAAGATGGTCGACTTTAACGTGGTAGTCATAGATGACCGAGAGGAATTTGCCAACAAGGAGCGGTTTCCAGATGCAGATAAGGTCATCGTATCCGATTTTCAAGCAGTGTTTGATGTCCTAGACTATGTGGGTGATGTGTATGTGGTGATCGTGACGAGAGGCCATAATCACGATGCCTATATTCTTGAGGAGGCACTGAAAAAACCTTCAAAATACATAGGCATGATAGGGAGCAAGCGAAAGATCCAAATGGTCTATGATTACCTGAGAGGTAAAGGTATTGAAGAAGTGGTTCTTAGAGCGGTGCATGCGCCGATTGGGGTCAAGATAAATTCCGAGACACCTCAGGAGATTGCGGTGAGTATAGTGGCGGAACTC